A region from the Algoriphagus machipongonensis genome encodes:
- a CDS encoding outer membrane beta-barrel protein: MKKLTLFLLFVTISAFASAQELRLNTYAGYIFKDKVDSYYSSSSYYEGQIQDGLRWGGGIEYHIPNRGAIEIQYLRQDTNAPTIYQDGGFLGGQIQNTNFDVAINWIMLNGTRYFPVNEIVEPFAGAGIGMGIFNVYNPDNGNENSATKFSWNVRGGSNFWLAENIAFRVQASLFSATQAIGGGLYFGTGGVGGGLSSYSTLYQFGLEGGLVFRLPQASR; encoded by the coding sequence ATGAAAAAGTTGACCCTATTTTTATTGTTCGTGACCATATCAGCTTTTGCTTCAGCTCAGGAATTACGTCTCAATACCTACGCTGGTTATATCTTTAAAGATAAAGTAGACTCCTATTATTCCAGCTCTTCTTATTATGAAGGACAAATTCAAGATGGTCTTCGTTGGGGTGGAGGAATTGAATACCATATCCCTAATAGAGGCGCTATTGAAATTCAGTATTTGAGACAAGACACCAATGCCCCTACCATCTACCAAGATGGAGGTTTTTTAGGAGGTCAAATTCAAAACACCAACTTTGATGTGGCTATAAACTGGATCATGTTGAATGGAACAAGATATTTCCCAGTCAATGAAATTGTCGAACCCTTTGCAGGTGCTGGTATAGGAATGGGAATTTTCAATGTTTACAATCCAGATAACGGTAATGAAAATTCAGCTACTAAGTTCTCTTGGAATGTCAGAGGAGGATCCAATTTTTGGCTTGCTGAAAATATCGCTTTTAGAGTTCAAGCTTCTTTGTTTTCAGCAACCCAGGCAATTGGTGGAGGCTTGTACTTTGGAACAGGAGGAGTCGGAGGTGGACTTTCTTCCTACAGTACACTTTACCAGTTTGGACTGGAAGGTGGTTTAGTATTTAGATTACCGCAAGCATCTAGGTAA